The genomic region ACCTATTTAAGCTTTTTCATAATTCTACTATATATATTATACTATCTTATTTTTATTTATGTTAAAAAACAGTATCTAAAATACTTATATAATAAAAAATGTGGAGCAACAGCTCCACATTATTTTCTTTAATTTTCTTTAGCTTTTAATTCTTCTAATTTTTTTTCAATTTCTTCAAGTTCTTTATTTATTCTTTCCCATTCCTCATCAAGATTCTTATCATGTTCATGCGGACCCATATACTTTTTTATTGACTCTTTCTCACTTTCCAAAAACTTTTTTCTTTCTAATAATTCTCTTAATACGCTCATAATATCCCCCCTTTTGATTTGTGAAAAAAATAATTTATAATAAATAACCTATCACACTCTTATTTTACCATTTTGTTTCAAAAAAATCAATATTAATTATATTTTTTCAAATTATCAAATAATATTTTTATAAATTCTTCTCTATCTACTTTTAATGCCCATCTAGAATTTGGTTCTTTAAAATGCCAATAATCTACCACAGTTTCACCATAGGTTAATTCACCTTTTGTTTCTACCTGTGCATAATATTCTTCAAATTCAAATATTTCTGGTTTTATTAAATATGCTATAGTACATGGATCGTGTAACGGAGCCCCTTCAATTTTAAATATATCAAAATAGGTTTGATGGAAGAATTCTAATAACATTCCCATTTTTGATACTATTTCTGATTCAAATTTTTGCATTTCCTTAATTTCATCCATATATATTTTAGCTTGATGAGTTACATCAAGTGGAAATACTGTTAAATTAAAACCTGCATTAAAAACTATTTGTGCTGCTTCTGGATCAGCATATATATTAAATTCAGCTCTTGGTGTTGTATTTCCAAATTTTATTCCACCACCCATAATAACCAATTCTTTAACTAATGGAACTAAATCAGGATAATTTAATGCAAACTTTGCTATATTTGTTAAAGGACCGACTGCAACTAATGTAATTTCATTTGGATTACTATATACATTTTCTGCAATAAATTCAAGATAATTTTTATTTTCTAATTTTTTTGTTGGCTCAGGCAAATTTGCTCCTTCTAATCCGCTTTCTCCATGAATATTAGGAGCAACAATTTGATCTCTTAATAACGGTTTATCAGATCCCGCAAAAACTGGAATATCTAATTTAGCCATTTCTGTTAAAACCAAAGCATTTCTTGCTGTGTTTTTCAAATATGAATTACCAGCTACTGCTATTATTCCCAATAATTCAATTTCTTCAGCTATTCCTGCTAATAATATCGCTACTGCATCATCATGTCCCGGATCACAGTCTAAAATTACCTTTTTTTTCATAATATCACCTCATTTATTAAATAAAATTTATATTTTCTATTTCTTTTTCTAAATTTTTTAAAAATTTTAAATTAAAATCATATTTAATATCTTCAAACATTTTTATAGGCATTATTCTCATTAAAGAATTACTTAAAAATGCATAGTCATAATATTTTATATCCTCATCTCTTATTATAGCCTCTTTTACATTAAATTCCTCAATTAGTATTCTTCTAATAACTCCATTTAATAATCCACATTCCAATTTAGGTGTATATATTTCATTATTTTTAACAAAATAAATGTTAGATATACTACCTTCTGTTATTTCATCCTTTTCATTTAAAAATATAGCTTCATTTTTGCTTATATTCATAGCTCTATTTAACTCTAAAATATTTATTGCATAATTATTTGATTTTATATAATTTAAAGGATTTTTGCTAAATTTTCTATTTTTTGCAAATACTACATTATAACCTTTATCTTTAACTTTCTCTAAATATACTCTATTATTTGAAGTTACTATTATATCAAATGTTTCCCTATTTTTCAAAACATTTATTTTCAAACTTCCATTAATAATATTATTTTTTCTAATAACTTCCATTGATATATTATATAATTTTTCTATAACAATATTAAAATTAATATCTAAAACCTTACACCCATTAATTAGCCTTTCATAATGATAATTAAAAAATTCTAATTTACCATTATTAACTTTTAATGTTTCAAAAACACCCATTCCATACATTAACCCTTCATTTAAACTATATGGTATTTCATCATTATAATATTTTCCATTAAAATATATCATATCATTTTTAACCCCTTAATTAATGCTTTTCCTTTTGATAATGATTCTTCATATTCCATTTCCGAATCAGAATCCCATACAATACCTCCACCAAAGTTTGCATATGCTTTTTTATCTTTACAAAAAATAGTTCTAATAACTATATTTAAATCCATTGAATTATCAAATCCAATATACCCTATAGTTCCTGTATATAATCCTCTTTTATTTGGTTCTAATTCTTCAATTATCTCCATTGCTCTAATTTTGGGAGCGCCTGTAATAGATCCACCTGGAAATGTTGCCATAATTAAATCAATAGCATCTTTATCTTCTTTTAATTCTCCTACAACAGTAGAAACTAGATGATATACTGTTGCATATTCTTCTAAAGTAAATAATTCAGGTACCTTTACACTTCCTGGAATACAAACTTTCGATAAATCATTTCTTTCTAAATCAACTATCATCAATAATTCCGCTTTATCTTTTGTACTATTTATCAACTCTTTTTTATTTTTTTCATCAACTTCTTTATCTCCTGTCCTTGGCCTTGTTCCTTTTATTGGCCTTGTCTCAACATATCTATTTTTTAATTTGATAAATCTTTCAGGAGAACTAGATACAATTTGAAAATCTCCAGTATTTATATATGCAGCAAAAGGTGCGGGATTGATTTTCCTTAAATCTAAAAATAATTCTTCTGGAGATTTTATTAATTCTGTTTCTATTCTTTGAGTAAAATTGATTTGATATACATCACCTTGATAAATATACTCTTTTATTCTTTTTATAGATTTTAAATAATATTCTTTACTCATATTAAATTCAATATCTATATCAGCTAATTTATTCTTTTCTTGCGGAATATACTTTTTCGAATTAAAGACTATATTCTTTATTTTATTATGCTTTTTTTCATTCTGACTAAATAAGTATAATTCTTCATTATTATGATCGTATATTAAAACTGTGTCATAAAAAGGGAAATAAATATCATATATCCCAATATCGTCAATAGCCTTTGATTCAATACTTTCTATATATTTATTACTGTCATATGAAATAAAACCCATTGCCCCACCAATAAATGGAAGTTCTGTATCATTTTTTATTTCATATTTTTTCATTATTTCTTTTAAATCTAAAAATGGATTATCAGAATAATATTCTTTAATCTCATTTTCATCCTCTAAAATAATTTTATTGTTCTTTGCTTTAAAGATTAAAAAAGGGTTTAATCCCAGAAAGGAATATTTACCAAGTCTTTCCTTATCCTTTTGACTATCTAAAAAAACTACATTTTTCTTATCTTCTAAAGAATTAAAAATATCAACTAAATTAAATGGAATTTTTAATTTTTCTATCATAATATCTCCTTTCTATAATTCTTAGCAAAGGATAAGAAGTTTTTCAACATATCAAGCCCATGTTCTGTTAAAACAGCTTCTGGATGGAATTGAACACTTTCTATTGGGTATTTTTTATGTTTAATTGCCATTATTTCTCCTTCTAAAGACTCTGCTGTAATTTCTAAATCTTCTGGTAAATCTTCTTTTGAAACTACAAGAGAATGATATCGTGTGACATTTAAAGGATTTTTTAATCCTTTAAACACTCCTTTAGAATTATGTTTTATAGGATATACTTTACCATGAACTGGTTCCTTTGCTTTAATTATTTTAGCTCCAAAACTTTGAGCTATTGTTTGATGTCCTAAACATACACCAAAAATAGGTATTTTTTCCTTGAACACATTTATTATTTCCAATGATATTCCTGCTTCATTTGGCGTTTTCGGACCAGGGGAAATAACAATCATATCTGGATTTAGTTTTTCTATTTCTTCTATTGTTATCTTATCATTTCTATACACTAAAACCTCTTCATTTAATAAGTTTAAATAATGAACTAAATTATATGTAAAAGAATCATAATTATCAATCATTAATATCATACTTCCACCTCTGATTCTATAAAAATACCCAGCTATTGCTGGGATTAAATGATATAATTTTTTCTACTTTCATTTTAAATATCTATTGTGACTTATGTGACAACTGTCGAATTTTTGTATACAACTGTGACAAATATTAATTTAAAAATTTTCTATATAATATCTAATTTTTGCTGGCAAATATAATATATCTTTGTTCTCAATAATAATACCATCATTCATCAATCGTTTTATATATGTATAAACAGTTTGTCGCTTTACTTTTCCTTCTAATTTTTTAACAAGCGTAGATTTGTCTAAAGAGTTACGTGCTATTTCTTTTAATATTATTTTTTGAATTTTTGTAAATGAAAATGATTTTTCAATATTTTGAGATATTATCATTCCTATGCTTTTTTTGGCTATATCTTTACTTATTCTATCAATATCAGAATTAATCAAAGCTATTTGCTGAGCCATCCATAGTGCATCTCTTGGATTCCCATCACTAAATACAGCAATTTCATTTAAAGCTTCTATGTCAAAATAATCGGGATATTCTTTTATTCGCTTTAAAATCATCTTCTTTATATCTTCAATAGTTAATGAATCGAGAAATATCATATCTTTAAATATATTTTCTAAATTTCCGCTTTCATTCCATCTCATTCGATCATTTGAATATTCTCTATATATAGAAAATGGCAAAGAAACAAATGTAATTATATTTTCTTTAAATAATACATTTTTTAGAGAATCTAATATATTTAACACTTCTTCCTTTTTCTCTTTGTCTAATTCATCTATAATAATTAATATTTTGCCATATTCCTCAACAAGCAATGATAATAATTTGTCAATATATTCTTTTACTGAATAAATGTTAAATCTCTTTCTATTATTAACTGACTTTTCATATGAAATATTAGCAGCAAAA from Marinitoga aeolica harbors:
- a CDS encoding anthranilate synthase component II produces the protein MILMIDNYDSFTYNLVHYLNLLNEEVLVYRNDKITIEEIEKLNPDMIVISPGPKTPNEAGISLEIINVFKEKIPIFGVCLGHQTIAQSFGAKIIKAKEPVHGKVYPIKHNSKGVFKGLKNPLNVTRYHSLVVSKEDLPEDLEITAESLEGEIMAIKHKKYPIESVQFHPEAVLTEHGLDMLKNFLSFAKNYRKEIL
- a CDS encoding nucleoside hydrolase, whose translation is MKKKVILDCDPGHDDAVAILLAGIAEEIELLGIIAVAGNSYLKNTARNALVLTEMAKLDIPVFAGSDKPLLRDQIVAPNIHGESGLEGANLPEPTKKLENKNYLEFIAENVYSNPNEITLVAVGPLTNIAKFALNYPDLVPLVKELVIMGGGIKFGNTTPRAEFNIYADPEAAQIVFNAGFNLTVFPLDVTHQAKIYMDEIKEMQKFESEIVSKMGMLLEFFHQTYFDIFKIEGAPLHDPCTIAYLIKPEIFEFEEYYAQVETKGELTYGETVVDYWHFKEPNSRWALKVDREEFIKILFDNLKKYN
- a CDS encoding aminotransferase class IV — its product is MIYFNGKYYNDEIPYSLNEGLMYGMGVFETLKVNNGKLEFFNYHYERLINGCKVLDINFNIVIEKLYNISMEVIRKNNIINGSLKINVLKNRETFDIIVTSNNRVYLEKVKDKGYNVVFAKNRKFSKNPLNYIKSNNYAINILELNRAMNISKNEAIFLNEKDEITEGSISNIYFVKNNEIYTPKLECGLLNGVIRRILIEEFNVKEAIIRDEDIKYYDYAFLSNSLMRIMPIKMFEDIKYDFNLKFLKNLEKEIENINFI
- a CDS encoding KAP family P-loop NTPase fold protein, translated to MNKNKLKYIIKALFDAPISNKDFLVNREKELNHLNKIAYFQPMGIFGLCGETGVGKTTTLNFIDSEDAKRFHILITEKDSKEIIIGDFLYKLSILALKLKNKKINNIAKESKEFILNEMNYNTTYGGGLSFAANISYEKSVNNRKRFNIYSVKEYIDKLLSLLVEEYGKILIIIDELDKEKKEEVLNILDSLKNVLFKENIITFVSLPFSIYREYSNDRMRWNESGNLENIFKDMIFLDSLTIEDIKKMILKRIKEYPDYFDIEALNEIAVFSDGNPRDALWMAQQIALINSDIDRISKDIAKKSIGMIISQNIEKSFSFTKIQKIILKEIARNSLDKSTLVKKLEGKVKRQTVYTYIKRLMNDGIIIENKDILYLPAKIRYYIENF
- the pabB gene encoding aminodeoxychorismate synthase component I, producing MIEKLKIPFNLVDIFNSLEDKKNVVFLDSQKDKERLGKYSFLGLNPFLIFKAKNNKIILEDENEIKEYYSDNPFLDLKEIMKKYEIKNDTELPFIGGAMGFISYDSNKYIESIESKAIDDIGIYDIYFPFYDTVLIYDHNNEELYLFSQNEKKHNKIKNIVFNSKKYIPQEKNKLADIDIEFNMSKEYYLKSIKRIKEYIYQGDVYQINFTQRIETELIKSPEELFLDLRKINPAPFAAYINTGDFQIVSSSPERFIKLKNRYVETRPIKGTRPRTGDKEVDEKNKKELINSTKDKAELLMIVDLERNDLSKVCIPGSVKVPELFTLEEYATVYHLVSTVVGELKEDKDAIDLIMATFPGGSITGAPKIRAMEIIEELEPNKRGLYTGTIGYIGFDNSMDLNIVIRTIFCKDKKAYANFGGGIVWDSDSEMEYEESLSKGKALIKGLKMI